In one Deinococcus sp. QL22 genomic region, the following are encoded:
- a CDS encoding bifunctional diguanylate cyclase/phosphodiesterase, protein MTQPLAGALVLAAALDQSQDAVLLTDAGGDSAQEKGMPEPRIVYVNAAFTRLTGYTLADLLGQPLRVLQGPGNTRTTLDRLSNSLRQGAGVQANLLNRRKDGSVYWADLTLSPVTDEGGALTHWVAVQREVTARRQFTANLQTAQAQVWELAINHAPLEDVLAKLLTTVEQQFGGARAVIVLPGQHQHSLTVAAEPKGSEVPPGPHAQLSPWDQAITDRSGALLGRLQIQSQEDRLPDADERAGLEAAAGLAALVMQSWASQAELERRSLHDALTSLPNRVLFERELERLLAHGDPDQLIAVGLMDLDRFKLINDTLGHSVGDALLQQVAIRLRGALRRDELLARMGGDEFLLLLDQAATPQAVQQVAERLLHTFSQPFLLAGREIFMQLSLGFSILPRHGARAELLMQRADTAMYQAKRQGGGYALYRPDSEEPLLAMTLESGLHRALERQEFTIQYQPQLDTRTGQLVGVEALLRWQHPELGLILPGEFIPLAEVTGLIVPIGAWVLRQACEQAAQWVIRMPQLRLAVNLSARQFQQPDLMETVMWALESAGLAPWHLELELTESMLVQVQDAEATLQALKRLGVRIVIDDFGTGYSNLSYLKHYSVDALKINATFIAEVGGHAVSSMRDEVLVKAVMNLAYALDLAVTAEGVERPEQLEFLRRHNCDAVQGFLLGPPQKAAVLMETFPQLAPSPPA, encoded by the coding sequence GTGACGCAGCCTCTGGCAGGTGCACTCGTGCTCGCGGCCGCGCTTGACCAGAGCCAAGACGCGGTGCTGCTGACTGACGCTGGAGGAGACAGTGCGCAGGAAAAAGGGATGCCGGAGCCGCGCATCGTGTACGTCAATGCGGCGTTCACCCGCCTGACGGGCTACACGCTCGCTGACCTCCTGGGACAGCCGCTACGCGTCTTGCAGGGGCCGGGCAACACCCGTACCACCCTCGACCGCCTGAGCAACAGTCTGCGCCAAGGCGCCGGCGTGCAGGCCAACCTGCTGAACAGACGTAAAGACGGGAGCGTGTACTGGGCAGACCTGACGCTGTCTCCCGTGACCGATGAAGGCGGCGCCCTGACCCACTGGGTTGCCGTGCAGCGGGAGGTGACGGCCCGCCGGCAGTTCACGGCAAACCTCCAGACCGCGCAGGCACAGGTCTGGGAGTTGGCCATCAACCATGCCCCCCTCGAGGACGTGCTGGCCAAGCTGCTGACCACGGTAGAGCAGCAGTTCGGGGGAGCGCGCGCCGTCATCGTGCTGCCGGGTCAACATCAACACAGCTTGACGGTGGCGGCCGAGCCGAAAGGGAGTGAGGTGCCCCCAGGTCCCCACGCACAGCTGTCCCCTTGGGATCAGGCCATCACCGACAGGAGCGGCGCCCTCCTCGGCAGACTTCAGATCCAGTCTCAAGAAGACCGGCTCCCGGACGCCGACGAACGCGCCGGGCTGGAGGCCGCCGCAGGACTGGCGGCCTTGGTCATGCAGAGTTGGGCGTCGCAAGCAGAGTTGGAACGGCGGAGCCTGCATGACGCCCTGACCAGCCTGCCCAACCGGGTGCTGTTCGAACGAGAACTCGAGCGCCTGCTGGCCCACGGCGACCCTGACCAACTGATTGCAGTGGGTCTGATGGATCTCGACCGTTTCAAGCTGATCAATGACACGCTCGGCCACAGCGTTGGGGACGCCCTGCTGCAACAAGTAGCGATTCGACTTCGGGGAGCGCTGAGACGGGACGAGCTCCTGGCGCGCATGGGGGGCGACGAGTTTTTGTTGTTGCTGGATCAAGCGGCCACCCCCCAAGCGGTTCAGCAGGTCGCCGAACGGCTCCTCCATACGTTCAGTCAACCGTTTCTCTTGGCGGGGCGTGAGATTTTTATGCAGCTGAGTCTGGGCTTCAGCATCTTGCCCCGCCACGGCGCCCGCGCTGAACTGCTCATGCAGCGCGCCGACACCGCGATGTATCAGGCCAAGCGTCAGGGCGGCGGCTACGCCCTGTACCGTCCAGACAGCGAGGAGCCACTCCTGGCCATGACGCTGGAAAGTGGGCTGCACCGCGCCCTGGAGCGCCAAGAATTCACCATTCAGTATCAGCCGCAACTGGATACCCGGACAGGTCAGCTGGTGGGCGTGGAAGCGTTGCTGCGCTGGCAGCACCCCGAACTGGGCCTCATCTTGCCCGGAGAGTTTATTCCTCTCGCAGAAGTGACGGGACTCATCGTGCCCATCGGTGCGTGGGTGCTGCGCCAAGCGTGTGAACAGGCAGCGCAGTGGGTCATCCGCATGCCGCAGTTGCGCCTGGCCGTCAATCTTTCGGCCCGGCAGTTCCAGCAACCTGACCTGATGGAGACCGTCATGTGGGCGCTGGAGTCCGCTGGGCTGGCCCCATGGCACCTCGAACTTGAACTGACCGAAAGTATGCTGGTACAGGTACAGGATGCCGAAGCGACCTTGCAGGCGCTGAAAAGATTGGGGGTGCGCATTGTGATCGATGATTTCGGCACCGGGTATTCCAATCTGTCTTACCTCAAGCACTACTCTGTGGACGCGCTGAAAATCAACGCCACCTTCATCGCAGAGGTGGGCGGCCACGCGGTCTCATCCATGCGGGATGAAGTGCTGGTCAAAGCGGTCATGAATCTGGCCTACGCGCTGGATTTGGCGGTGACCGCAGAAGGCGTTGAGCGGCCGGAGCAACTGGAGTTTTTGCGCCGTCACAATTGCGATGCCGTACAGGGGTTTTTGCTTGGGCCGCCCCAAAAGGCAGCTGTGTTGATGGAAACGTTTCCTCAATTGGCGCCCTCCCCGCCGGCCTGA
- the uvrA gene encoding excinuclease ABC subunit UvrA, translating into MKRVPQASSSIRSGFVQVRGAREHNLKNVDVELPRDALVVFTGVSGSGKSSLAFGTLYAEAQRRYLESVSPYARRLFHQVGAPDVDAIEGLPPAVSLQQQRGSPTTRSSVGSVSTLSNLLRMLYSRAGDYPAGQGLIYAEGFSPNTPEGACPSCHGLGRIYDVTEASMVPDDSLTIRQRAIAAWPTAWGGQNQRDILIALGYDVDRPWRELPQADRNWILFTDEQPVVPVYPGLTPEETKRALKRKSEPSYMGTFTSARRHVLHTFATTQSAAMKKRAAQFMLSRECPACHGKRLRPEVLSVTFAGLDIADLSRLPLQRVSELLTPFARGTASGQAQREAAHPEQVMALQRMAEDLVARLDVLLDLGLDYLTLERSTPTLSPGELQRLRLATQLYSNLFGVVYVLDEPSAGLHPADTEALLAALDRLKAGGNSLFVVEHDLEVVRRADWLIDVGPAAGEQGGQILYSGPPAGLADVAQSQTGRYLFGQVTAPPRPARSPSGWLHLSGAARNNLNGVDAAFPLGVLTSVTGVSGSGKSSLVSGVLVEVLAAHLHQDVPAPEDAELDDGAPTTLGGTLTGDLTQVRRLVQVNQKPIGRTPRSNMATYTGLFDHVRKLFAATPLGRARGYDAGRFSFNVKGGRCEHCQGEGFVMVELLFLPSVYAPCPVCQGTRYSAETLEVQYRGHSVAGVLQMTVDEAGHFFTQEAPIFRSLEVLREVGLGYLRLGQPATELSGGEAQRIKLATELQRAGRGNTLYVLDEPTTGLHPADVDRLTRQLDGLVAAGNTVIVVEHDLQVIASSDWVIDLGPGAGDGGGQVVAVGTPAEVAQAAHSRTAPYLARYLALEQQK; encoded by the coding sequence ATGAAACGCGTTCCACAGGCCTCCTCTTCAATACGCAGCGGCTTCGTTCAAGTGCGTGGAGCGCGCGAACACAACCTCAAAAACGTGGATGTCGAGTTACCGCGTGACGCTCTGGTGGTGTTTACCGGCGTTTCTGGGTCAGGCAAATCGTCACTGGCCTTTGGCACGCTCTATGCCGAGGCGCAGCGGCGCTATCTGGAATCGGTATCCCCGTATGCACGGCGGCTGTTTCATCAGGTGGGGGCGCCGGATGTCGACGCCATAGAGGGGCTGCCGCCCGCGGTGTCGCTGCAGCAGCAGCGCGGCTCACCCACGACGCGCTCGTCGGTGGGCAGCGTCAGCACCCTGTCCAACCTGTTGCGGATGCTGTATTCGCGGGCGGGTGACTACCCAGCCGGGCAAGGGCTCATTTATGCCGAAGGGTTCTCGCCCAATACGCCAGAGGGCGCCTGCCCGAGCTGTCACGGACTGGGCCGAATCTATGACGTGACCGAGGCATCTATGGTGCCCGACGACTCGCTGACCATCCGGCAACGGGCCATCGCGGCTTGGCCGACGGCCTGGGGCGGCCAAAACCAGCGCGATATTCTGATAGCCCTGGGCTACGACGTCGACCGACCCTGGCGCGAGCTCCCGCAGGCAGACCGCAACTGGATTTTGTTTACCGACGAGCAACCTGTGGTTCCCGTCTATCCAGGCTTGACGCCGGAAGAAACCAAACGCGCCCTGAAACGCAAATCGGAACCCAGTTATATGGGTACGTTCACCAGTGCCCGCAGGCATGTGCTCCATACCTTTGCGACCACCCAGAGCGCCGCCATGAAAAAGCGGGCGGCCCAGTTCATGCTTAGCCGGGAGTGTCCCGCTTGCCACGGCAAGCGGCTGCGGCCAGAAGTCCTGAGCGTCACATTCGCGGGGCTGGACATCGCTGACTTGTCACGCTTGCCCCTCCAGCGCGTCTCGGAACTGCTCACGCCGTTTGCGCGGGGCACGGCCAGCGGGCAGGCCCAGCGGGAAGCGGCACACCCCGAGCAAGTGATGGCCCTTCAGCGCATGGCTGAAGATCTGGTGGCGCGGCTGGACGTCTTGCTGGATTTGGGCCTCGACTACCTGACCTTGGAGCGCAGCACACCCACCCTCTCGCCCGGCGAATTGCAGCGGCTCCGCCTGGCAACCCAGCTGTATTCCAATCTGTTCGGCGTTGTGTATGTGCTCGATGAGCCCTCTGCCGGGCTGCATCCCGCCGATACCGAGGCGCTCCTGGCCGCGCTTGACCGCCTGAAGGCCGGGGGCAATTCCCTGTTTGTGGTCGAACATGATCTGGAGGTGGTGCGCCGGGCCGACTGGCTGATTGACGTGGGGCCAGCGGCAGGCGAGCAGGGCGGCCAAATCCTGTACAGCGGCCCCCCGGCGGGCCTGGCCGACGTGGCACAGTCGCAGACTGGACGCTATCTGTTCGGCCAGGTCACTGCGCCGCCGCGCCCTGCCAGGTCTCCCAGCGGTTGGTTGCACCTCAGCGGCGCCGCCCGCAACAACCTGAACGGAGTGGATGCGGCCTTTCCACTGGGGGTCTTGACCAGCGTCACCGGGGTATCCGGGTCAGGCAAATCCAGCCTGGTCAGCGGCGTGCTGGTGGAGGTACTGGCCGCCCACCTACATCAGGATGTGCCTGCCCCGGAAGACGCCGAGCTGGATGACGGGGCCCCGACCACGCTCGGCGGCACGCTGACCGGCGACCTGACCCAGGTTCGGCGGCTGGTGCAAGTGAACCAGAAGCCGATCGGCCGCACCCCAAGGTCGAATATGGCGACGTACACCGGGCTGTTCGACCACGTCCGCAAACTGTTTGCCGCCACGCCGCTGGGCCGCGCTCGCGGCTACGATGCGGGCCGCTTTTCTTTCAACGTCAAGGGAGGGCGCTGCGAGCACTGTCAGGGTGAAGGCTTTGTGATGGTGGAATTGCTGTTCTTGCCCAGCGTGTACGCGCCTTGTCCGGTCTGTCAGGGCACGCGCTACAGCGCCGAAACCCTGGAAGTGCAGTACCGGGGCCACAGTGTGGCAGGCGTCCTGCAAATGACCGTCGATGAGGCTGGGCATTTTTTTACGCAGGAAGCGCCGATTTTCCGCTCGCTGGAGGTCTTGCGGGAAGTGGGCCTGGGCTATTTGCGGCTGGGCCAACCTGCCACTGAGCTATCGGGCGGCGAGGCGCAGCGCATCAAATTGGCCACCGAACTGCAGCGGGCCGGGCGCGGCAATACCCTGTACGTACTCGACGAGCCGACCACTGGGCTGCATCCTGCCGATGTCGACCGCCTGACCAGGCAGCTGGACGGATTGGTGGCGGCAGGAAACACTGTCATCGTGGTCGAACATGACCTCCAGGTCATTGCCAGCAGCGACTGGGTCATCGACCTTGGCCCTGGGGCAGGCGATGGCGGCGGGCAAGTGGTGGCCGTGGGCACACCAGCCGAGGTCGCCCAAGCTGCCCACAGCCGGACGGCTCCTTATCTGGCCCGGTACTTGGCGCTGGAACAGCAGAAGTAG
- a CDS encoding MFS transporter, which yields MPVQTRPDPYAALRFADFRALLVASVGSSLASRMMAVAIGYQVYALTRDPLALGWLGLVEAVPALGLALLGGHYADRLDRRSILLITRAVFTLCAALLSVVSYREGPETLILLYSLVFMAGVARGFGDPAASAFETRIVPATAFLNASSWLGSVGQASSIIGPTLGGLLLASWSAAGTYALVAALALASWVGLWRISPRPQPAPPEQESMRSSILSGLKFVRRDPVILGSMALDLFAVLFGGVVALLPIFATDILKVGPSGLGLMLAAPAAGALLVMLWAARFPPVRNSGRILLLGVAGFGVSIIVFALSQTLFLSLVALFFTGVFDGVNMVIRKAILRLRTPDHMRGRVAAVSLLFIGSSNELGALESGVAASAFGTVRSVWLGGVVTLVVVGAVALRVPSLRRLHLDAPEAEPERPLPAD from the coding sequence TTGCCTGTTCAGACTCGCCCCGATCCCTATGCCGCCCTGCGGTTTGCTGACTTCCGTGCCCTGTTGGTTGCCAGTGTGGGGTCGTCGTTGGCAAGCCGCATGATGGCGGTGGCTATTGGCTATCAGGTGTATGCGCTGACACGCGACCCGTTGGCACTGGGGTGGTTGGGCCTGGTTGAGGCTGTTCCGGCGCTGGGGTTGGCCCTGTTGGGCGGCCACTACGCCGACCGGCTGGATCGCCGCAGCATTTTGCTGATCACGCGGGCGGTCTTTACCCTCTGCGCCGCGCTGCTGTCGGTGGTGTCCTACCGGGAAGGGCCAGAAACGTTGATCTTGCTCTACAGCTTGGTGTTTATGGCAGGTGTAGCTCGGGGGTTTGGCGATCCAGCGGCGTCTGCTTTTGAAACCCGGATCGTACCTGCCACCGCGTTTCTGAACGCTTCGTCTTGGCTGGGCAGTGTGGGACAGGCCAGTTCAATCATCGGGCCAACGCTGGGCGGCTTGTTGCTGGCCTCCTGGAGCGCCGCCGGAACCTACGCACTGGTCGCGGCATTGGCGCTGGCCTCTTGGGTGGGCCTGTGGCGCATCAGCCCAAGACCGCAGCCTGCGCCGCCCGAACAAGAAAGCATGCGCAGCAGTATCCTCAGCGGGCTGAAGTTCGTACGCCGCGACCCTGTGATCTTGGGATCCATGGCCCTTGACCTGTTTGCCGTGCTGTTTGGAGGCGTAGTGGCGCTGCTCCCTATTTTCGCCACCGATATCCTGAAGGTGGGACCGAGTGGCCTGGGCCTGATGCTGGCCGCCCCCGCCGCCGGAGCCTTGCTGGTCATGCTGTGGGCCGCCCGCTTTCCACCCGTGCGCAACAGTGGACGGATATTGCTGCTGGGCGTTGCGGGATTCGGTGTCAGCATCATCGTGTTCGCGCTGTCACAGACCTTGTTCCTATCGCTGGTGGCGCTGTTCTTTACTGGAGTCTTTGACGGCGTGAATATGGTGATTCGCAAGGCCATCTTGCGCCTGAGAACGCCTGACCATATGCGGGGAAGGGTGGCCGCCGTCAGCCTGTTGTTTATTGGGTCGAGCAATGAACTGGGCGCACTGGAAAGTGGTGTGGCCGCCAGCGCCTTCGGGACAGTACGTTCTGTGTGGCTGGGCGGCGTCGTTACCCTTGTGGTGGTCGGTGCGGTGGCCCTACGCGTGCCCAGTCTCCGCAGGCTGCACCTGGACGCCCCCGAAGCTGAACCGGAACGCCCGTTGCCTGCTGACTGA
- a CDS encoding WGxxGxxG family protein gives MTPATPAFAPDITDTTDTPTTDTTTNNNDDGFDWSWLGVLGLAGLAGLRREPERVTP, from the coding sequence TTGACCCCGGCCACGCCCGCGTTCGCGCCAGACATCACGGACACCACTGACACGCCCACGACCGACACCACCACCAATAACAACGATGACGGATTTGACTGGAGCTGGCTGGGCGTGTTGGGCTTGGCGGGTCTGGCAGGCTTACGGCGGGAGCCGGAGCGCGTCACACCTTGA
- a CDS encoding SRPBCC domain-containing protein, producing the protein MTRPATAMTSRVEAGTDLILERVFRAPRPLVFAAFSTPEQLSQWWGPRGWELPVCTVDFRPGGRWHYCMKCVDETQGEFYGMESWGLGIYQDIEAPARIVYTDYFSDAEGQINAELPPTLSTLTFEEVEGGTKVTNRGSYATAAALQTVMDMGMLHGITQTWDRLAEYLEAQTP; encoded by the coding sequence ATGACCCGTCCCGCCACTGCCATGACGTCCAGAGTTGAAGCCGGAACCGACCTCATTCTTGAGCGTGTGTTTAGGGCGCCCCGCCCACTGGTCTTTGCTGCGTTTTCAACGCCAGAGCAGTTGAGTCAGTGGTGGGGACCCAGAGGCTGGGAATTGCCCGTCTGCACCGTTGATTTTCGTCCGGGTGGACGCTGGCATTACTGCATGAAATGCGTGGACGAAACTCAGGGAGAGTTTTACGGTATGGAGTCATGGGGACTGGGTATCTATCAGGACATCGAAGCTCCGGCCCGCATCGTATACACCGACTACTTTTCCGATGCTGAAGGTCAGATCAACGCGGAGTTGCCGCCCACCCTCTCAACGCTGACTTTTGAGGAGGTTGAAGGCGGCACCAAAGTCACCAACCGCGGCTCCTACGCGACTGCTGCAGCCTTACAGACCGTGATGGACATGGGGATGTTGCACGGCATCACCCAAACGTGGGATCGCTTGGCCGAATACTTGGAAGCGCAAACTCCCTGA
- a CDS encoding helix-turn-helix transcriptional regulator, with protein sequence MTVDSATLSALAEPTRLHIIELLRQGPFTVGEIALRLQIRQPQASKHLRVLSDAGLVEAEAIANRRIYRLRVQPFQDLDDWIGSYRSLWADRFDQLDTHLQRLQQPNSPDAPPPLALPTDP encoded by the coding sequence ATGACCGTGGATTCCGCGACCCTGAGCGCGCTGGCCGAACCAACCCGGCTTCACATCATTGAACTGTTGCGCCAGGGGCCCTTCACGGTCGGTGAAATTGCTCTGCGTCTTCAGATTCGCCAGCCCCAAGCGTCTAAGCACCTTCGCGTCCTCAGTGACGCGGGTCTGGTCGAAGCCGAAGCCATCGCCAACCGGCGCATCTATCGGTTACGCGTCCAGCCTTTTCAGGACTTGGACGATTGGATCGGTTCCTACCGATCCCTCTGGGCAGATCGCTTCGACCAACTTGACACCCATTTACAGCGGCTCCAGCAGCCCAACAGCCCTGACGCTCCTCCACCGCTCGCCCTGCCTACTGACCCGTAA
- a CDS encoding DUF72 domain-containing protein — translation MPDSSLYLGCAGWNIASGQRSLFGPGESVLQRYATRLNAVEINSSFYRPHRQSTYQRWADTVPDAFRFSVKLPRTITHDARLHGCEPLLSVFLSEAGGLGHKLGCLLVQLPPSLVFASELARTFFQALRRITPVPVVCEPRHPSWFTPEADELLATFSIGRVAADPLVTPGAAVPGGFGETTYYRWHGSPRIYASSYAEETLLGLTRTLHGHAADRVWVVFDNTASGAAVDNALTLQRLVAARPE, via the coding sequence ATGCCGGACTCCTCCCTGTACCTCGGCTGTGCCGGTTGGAACATCGCCAGTGGCCAGCGTTCCCTCTTCGGTCCGGGCGAGAGCGTGCTGCAGCGGTATGCCACCCGCCTGAACGCGGTCGAGATCAACTCCTCGTTCTACCGCCCCCATCGCCAGAGCACCTACCAACGCTGGGCCGACACGGTTCCAGACGCCTTCAGGTTCAGTGTCAAGCTCCCCAGAACCATCACCCATGACGCACGGTTACACGGGTGTGAGCCCCTGCTGTCGGTCTTCCTCAGTGAGGCGGGTGGCCTGGGGCACAAGCTGGGGTGCCTCCTCGTCCAGTTGCCCCCCAGCCTGGTGTTTGCTTCTGAGCTGGCCCGCACGTTCTTTCAGGCCCTCCGGCGGATCACGCCCGTGCCGGTGGTGTGCGAACCCCGGCATCCGTCCTGGTTCACGCCCGAAGCGGACGAGCTGTTGGCCACGTTCAGCATTGGGCGCGTGGCGGCTGATCCGTTGGTGACGCCCGGGGCGGCCGTGCCGGGTGGGTTCGGGGAGACCACTTACTACCGGTGGCACGGCTCGCCGAGAATCTACGCCTCCAGCTACGCCGAGGAGACCCTTCTGGGCCTGACCCGCACGCTTCATGGACACGCGGCGGATCGGGTGTGGGTGGTCTTTGACAACACGGCGTCGGGCGCTGCAGTGGACAATGCCCTGACGCTCCAGCGCCTGGTGGCTGCACGGCCCGAGTAA
- a CDS encoding ATP-binding protein produces MTPPAAPRAVPPAFFLGQSDLAQDMQALDWSLTPLGSPDLWPDSLRTVVNLLLNTATPMVLLWGEELIQLYNDGYREVMDGKHPAGLGQPTQQCWPEVWSFNAPIYHQVLTQGVSLQFVDQPLSLTRHGGQEDGYFTLSYSPVYDEQSSVAGILVTVSETTHRVLAEHQLQQRTQEVDVRNQALEAFAQLTRDLSLETDRFPLIRRAQEIVLGLLPLGYAVYYELQDGPQPRWRVKSQVGSLGSEALQAVVDAGLRYEAQGVLKPFTSLQPWYQDHYAHGTDTPAEVIGHVNTAVSLPVLIHGKPVGVFCVALFEQRSWTAVDHVVLEAALHNLTSALERAEGVAQVLAERQKLQATNDELEAFTYSVSHDLRTPVRHINGFSSLLRKSLSERLDPASARSLKIIEDSAQRMNALIDAMLDLSRTARQPLQMRLVDLGALVTGLQAELAYEERGRQVEWQVRALPIVMGDPQLLRQVMLNLLSNALKYSRHAAQARIEVWAEEHTHKWMIHVHDNGTGFDNRYKDKLFGVFQRLHRQEEFEGTGVGLATVRRIVLRHGGQVAAEGQVSQGATFCFTLPKLP; encoded by the coding sequence ATGACACCCCCCGCTGCTCCTCGTGCTGTCCCTCCCGCCTTCTTCCTCGGGCAGAGTGACCTCGCGCAAGACATGCAGGCCCTCGACTGGTCGCTGACCCCCTTGGGATCGCCCGACTTGTGGCCAGACAGTTTACGAACCGTCGTTAATCTGCTGCTCAACACCGCCACTCCTATGGTCTTGCTCTGGGGCGAAGAGTTGATCCAGCTCTATAACGATGGCTACCGGGAGGTCATGGACGGCAAACATCCGGCGGGTCTCGGCCAACCCACTCAACAGTGCTGGCCCGAGGTGTGGAGTTTCAACGCGCCCATCTATCACCAGGTGCTGACTCAGGGCGTCTCCTTGCAGTTTGTGGATCAACCGCTGTCCCTGACTCGCCACGGAGGACAGGAAGATGGCTACTTCACCCTGAGTTACAGCCCGGTGTATGACGAGCAGTCCAGCGTCGCCGGCATCTTGGTCACAGTCTCCGAAACGACTCACCGCGTGCTGGCCGAGCATCAATTGCAACAGCGCACCCAGGAAGTCGACGTACGCAATCAGGCGCTCGAAGCCTTTGCTCAACTCACGCGTGACCTGAGCTTGGAGACAGACCGCTTCCCCCTGATCCGGCGGGCTCAAGAGATTGTGTTGGGCTTGTTGCCCCTGGGGTACGCGGTGTACTACGAGCTGCAAGATGGGCCGCAGCCCCGCTGGCGCGTCAAGTCGCAAGTGGGCAGTCTGGGGAGTGAAGCGTTGCAGGCGGTCGTGGACGCAGGGCTGCGCTATGAAGCACAGGGGGTTCTGAAGCCGTTCACCAGCCTCCAGCCCTGGTATCAGGACCACTATGCGCACGGCACAGATACCCCTGCGGAGGTGATCGGGCATGTCAACACGGCGGTGTCTTTGCCCGTGCTGATTCACGGCAAGCCGGTTGGGGTGTTTTGTGTGGCGTTATTTGAACAACGCTCTTGGACCGCTGTTGATCACGTTGTGCTGGAGGCTGCCCTTCACAATCTCACCTCGGCCCTGGAACGAGCTGAGGGGGTGGCCCAAGTCCTGGCAGAACGTCAGAAACTCCAGGCCACCAATGATGAGCTGGAGGCCTTTACCTACAGCGTCTCACATGACTTACGGACTCCGGTACGGCATATCAATGGGTTTAGTAGCTTGCTGCGCAAGTCGCTGAGTGAGCGGTTGGATCCCGCCTCAGCGCGCTCCCTGAAGATCATTGAGGACTCCGCCCAGCGGATGAATGCCCTCATTGATGCCATGCTCGATCTCTCTCGCACGGCCAGACAACCCCTCCAGATGCGCTTGGTGGATCTGGGGGCGTTGGTGACTGGGCTCCAGGCGGAGTTGGCGTATGAGGAACGAGGACGCCAGGTGGAGTGGCAAGTGCGGGCCCTGCCGATCGTGATGGGTGACCCGCAATTGTTGCGGCAGGTGATGCTGAATCTGCTGTCGAATGCCCTGAAGTACAGCCGTCATGCCGCGCAGGCGCGGATTGAGGTCTGGGCTGAAGAGCATACGCATAAGTGGATGATCCATGTGCACGACAATGGGACAGGTTTTGACAACCGGTACAAAGACAAGTTATTTGGGGTATTCCAGCGGCTGCACCGTCAGGAGGAGTTTGAGGGCACGGGGGTGGGCTTGGCGACGGTGCGGCGGATTGTCTTGCGGCATGGGGGTCAGGTGGCCGCCGAGGGTCAAGTGAGTCAGGGCGCGACGTTTTGCTTTACCTTGCCCAAGCTTCCTTAA